A window of the Paraburkholderia sp. ZP32-5 genome harbors these coding sequences:
- the pcaD gene encoding 3-oxoadipate enol-lactonase, translated as MPYAAVNGTELHYRIDGDRHGHAPWLVLSNSLGCDMSMWAPQVAALSKHFRVLRYDTRGHGHSEAPKGPYTIEQLTGDVLGLMDTLKIARANFCGISMGGLTGVALAARHGDRFERVVLCNTAARIGSPEVWVPRAAKARSEGLLALADAVLPRWFTADFIEREPVVLALIRDVFVHNDKEGYASNCDAIDAADLRPETPGIKLPALVISGTHDLAATPAQGRELAQSIPGARYVELDASHISNIEKVDEFTKTVLDFLTETK; from the coding sequence ATGCCTTACGCCGCAGTCAACGGCACCGAGCTTCACTACCGCATCGACGGCGACCGTCACGGCCACGCGCCGTGGCTCGTGCTGTCGAATTCGCTCGGCTGCGATATGTCCATGTGGGCGCCGCAAGTCGCGGCGTTGTCGAAGCATTTCCGCGTGCTGCGTTACGACACGCGCGGCCACGGCCATTCGGAAGCGCCGAAGGGTCCGTACACGATCGAGCAGTTGACCGGCGACGTGCTCGGTCTGATGGATACGCTGAAGATCGCGCGCGCGAATTTCTGCGGCATCTCGATGGGCGGCCTGACCGGCGTCGCGTTGGCCGCGCGTCATGGCGACCGCTTCGAGCGCGTCGTGCTGTGCAATACGGCCGCGCGTATCGGCTCGCCGGAAGTATGGGTGCCGCGCGCCGCGAAGGCTCGCAGCGAAGGCCTGCTCGCGCTCGCCGACGCAGTGCTGCCGCGCTGGTTCACGGCCGATTTCATCGAGCGTGAGCCGGTCGTGCTGGCGCTGATTCGCGACGTGTTCGTGCATAACGACAAGGAAGGCTATGCATCGAACTGCGACGCGATCGACGCGGCCGATCTGCGCCCCGAAACGCCGGGCATCAAGCTGCCGGCGCTCGTGATCAGCGGTACGCACGACCTCGCCGCGACGCCCGCGCAAGGCCGCGAACTCGCGCAGTCGATTCCGGGCGCGCGCTATGTCGAACTGGACGCATCGCATATTTCCAATATCGAAAAGGTCGACGAATTCACGAAGACCGTACTCGACTTCCTGACGGAGACGAAATGA
- a CDS encoding ABC transporter ATP-binding protein, whose product MSEPMLKVAGLNAFYGRAHILFDVGFEVGRGEVVALMGRNGAGKSTTLKAVMGMLPQRRGEVIFRGRPIGALPPHRIARMGVGFVPEDRRVFADLTVMENLDTGRQPPRDGMPQWTPEKLFQLFPNLGEMPKRPGAQMSGGEQQMLTVARTLMGNPYLLLLDEPSEGVAPVIVEQMANMILELKRAGLSVLLSEQNLHFAELVSDRAYVLEKGQIRFSGTIGELARNETARHAYLGV is encoded by the coding sequence ATGAGCGAACCGATGCTGAAAGTCGCCGGCCTCAATGCGTTTTATGGCCGCGCGCATATTCTGTTCGACGTCGGCTTTGAAGTCGGCCGCGGGGAAGTGGTCGCGTTGATGGGCCGCAATGGCGCGGGCAAATCGACGACGCTCAAAGCGGTGATGGGCATGCTGCCGCAGCGCCGCGGCGAGGTGATATTTCGCGGCCGGCCTATCGGCGCGCTGCCGCCGCACAGGATCGCGCGCATGGGCGTCGGCTTCGTGCCCGAAGATCGCCGCGTGTTCGCCGACCTGACGGTGATGGAAAATCTCGACACCGGCCGCCAGCCGCCGCGCGACGGCATGCCGCAATGGACGCCGGAAAAGCTGTTCCAGCTGTTTCCGAATCTCGGCGAAATGCCGAAACGCCCGGGCGCACAGATGAGCGGCGGCGAGCAGCAGATGCTGACCGTCGCGCGCACGCTGATGGGCAATCCGTATCTGCTGCTGCTCGACGAGCCATCCGAAGGCGTTGCGCCGGTGATCGTCGAGCAGATGGCGAATATGATTCTCGAACTCAAGCGCGCGGGGCTGTCGGTTCTGTTGTCCGAGCAGAATCTGCACTTTGCCGAACTGGTCAGCGACCGCGCGTATGTGCTTGAAAAAGGGCAGATCCGCTTTAGCGGCACGATCGGCGAACTCGCGCGCAATGAGACCGCGCGGCACGCTTATCTCGGCGTATAA
- the pcaC gene encoding 4-carboxymuconolactone decarboxylase: MNDEDRYEAGLGVRRAVLGSAHVDRSLANRNEFTEEFQNFITRYAWGEIWTRDGLPRHTRSLVTIAMMVALNRSEELALHLRAAKNNGVTREQIKELLLQTAIYAGVPAANSAFHLADKLFREDDVAAAKP, translated from the coding sequence ATGAACGACGAAGATCGCTATGAAGCCGGCCTTGGTGTGCGCCGTGCGGTGCTGGGCAGCGCGCACGTCGACCGGTCGCTTGCGAACCGTAACGAGTTCACCGAGGAATTCCAGAACTTCATCACGCGCTATGCATGGGGCGAAATCTGGACGCGCGACGGCCTGCCGCGCCATACGCGCAGTCTGGTAACGATCGCGATGATGGTCGCGCTGAACCGCAGCGAGGAACTCGCGCTGCATCTGCGCGCCGCGAAAAACAACGGCGTGACGCGCGAACAGATCAAGGAATTGCTGCTGCAGACGGCGATCTACGCCGGCGTGCCGGCGGCGAATTCGGCCTTCCATCTGGCCGACAAGCTGTTCCGCGAGGATGACGTGGCGGCAGCCAAGCCGTAA
- a CDS encoding 3-oxoacid CoA-transferase subunit A, translating into MINKIFESLQSAVADVHDGATVMIGGFGTAGMPSELIDALIEQGARDLTIVNNNAGNGDIGLAALLNAKRVRKIICSFPRQTDSYVFDALYRAGEIELELVPQGNLAERIRAAGAGIGGFFTPTAYGTKLAEGKETRLIDGKHYVLESPLHADFALIKAYKGDRWGNLIYRKTARNFGPIMASAAKTAIVQVSEVVPLGALDPEVIVTPGIFVQRVIEVPQAAHAPAANPHDAAA; encoded by the coding sequence ATGATCAACAAGATTTTCGAGTCACTTCAATCGGCCGTCGCCGATGTCCACGACGGCGCCACCGTCATGATCGGCGGCTTCGGCACGGCCGGCATGCCGTCCGAGCTGATCGACGCGCTCATCGAGCAGGGTGCGCGCGACCTGACCATCGTCAACAACAACGCAGGTAACGGCGATATCGGCCTCGCGGCGCTGCTCAACGCGAAGCGTGTGCGCAAGATCATCTGCTCGTTCCCGCGCCAGACCGACTCGTATGTATTCGACGCGCTCTATCGCGCCGGCGAAATCGAACTCGAACTCGTGCCGCAAGGCAATCTCGCGGAGCGTATCCGCGCGGCGGGCGCGGGCATCGGCGGCTTCTTCACGCCGACCGCGTACGGCACCAAGCTTGCCGAAGGCAAGGAAACCCGTCTGATCGACGGCAAGCACTATGTGCTGGAGTCGCCGCTGCATGCCGACTTTGCGCTGATCAAGGCGTATAAGGGCGACCGCTGGGGCAACCTGATCTATCGCAAGACCGCCCGCAACTTCGGGCCGATCATGGCAAGCGCGGCAAAAACCGCGATCGTGCAGGTGTCGGAAGTGGTGCCGCTCGGCGCGCTCGATCCTGAAGTGATCGTCACGCCCGGCATTTTCGTGCAACGCGTGATCGAAGTGCCGCAAGCGGCACACGCCCCGGCGGCCAATCCTCACGACGCTGCTGCCTGA
- a CDS encoding 3-oxoacid CoA-transferase subunit B, which produces MKKLTRDEMAKRVAQDIPEGAYVNLGIGVPTLVANHLAADKEIFLHSENGLLGMGPAPAKGEEDDELINAGKQHVTLLTGGAFFHHSDSFAMMRGGHLDFCVLGAFQVSAKGDLANWHTGAPDAIPAVGGAMDLAIGAKQVYVMMEHLTKQGESKITAECSYPVTGIGCVTRIYTDLAMIDVTKQGLVVREIFTDIGFDELQKLTGVPMTDGTQAARAA; this is translated from the coding sequence ATGAAAAAACTGACCCGCGATGAAATGGCCAAGCGCGTCGCCCAGGATATCCCCGAAGGCGCGTACGTGAACCTCGGCATTGGCGTGCCGACGCTGGTGGCCAATCACCTGGCCGCCGACAAGGAAATCTTCCTGCATAGCGAAAACGGTCTGCTCGGCATGGGCCCGGCACCGGCAAAGGGCGAGGAAGACGACGAATTGATCAACGCCGGCAAGCAGCATGTCACGCTGCTGACGGGCGGCGCGTTCTTCCATCACTCGGATTCGTTCGCAATGATGCGCGGCGGCCATCTGGACTTCTGCGTGCTCGGCGCGTTCCAGGTGTCGGCCAAGGGCGACCTCGCGAACTGGCACACCGGCGCACCGGACGCGATTCCGGCGGTCGGCGGCGCGATGGATCTCGCGATCGGCGCGAAGCAGGTCTACGTGATGATGGAGCACCTGACCAAGCAGGGCGAAAGCAAGATCACCGCCGAGTGCTCGTATCCGGTCACCGGCATCGGCTGCGTGACCCGTATCTATACGGACCTCGCGATGATCGACGTGACGAAGCAAGGCCTCGTCGTGCGCGAGATCTTCACCGATATCGGCTTCGACGAACTGCAGAAGCTGACTGGCGTGCCGATGACCGACGGCACGCAGGCCGCGCGCGCGGCCTGA
- a CDS encoding 3-carboxy-cis,cis-muconate cycloisomerase translates to MLDSSARLTGLLCGTQPMNDIWAPRATLQRMLDVEAALARASAAHQVIPESAVPAIEAACQADRLDADALARDAALGGNLAIPLVKQLTALVKAADAEAGKYVHWGATSQDIIDTALVLQLRDTFDLLDSGLQATCDAVAKLAATHRATPMIGRTWLQQALPITLGLKFAQWLDALLRHRERLAALRERVLVLQFGGAAGTLASLRDAAPQVTQALAKELGLAVPTLPWHTQRDRIAETASVFGMLIGTFGKIARDISLQMQTEIDELAEPAAAGKGGSSTMPHKRNPVGCAAVLTAATRAPGLVATIFAGMVQEHERALGGWQAEWDALPDLARLAGGALANIEQIAAGLNVNVARLAANLDVTHGLILGEAVMLALGDSIGRLDAHHLVERASKAAIADGKTLYDVLAADSAVTQHLPLERLKQLLDPAQYVGQAHAYVDAALALHTTRAQRAPTKE, encoded by the coding sequence ATGCTCGACTCCAGCGCCCGTCTGACTGGCCTTCTTTGCGGCACACAGCCGATGAACGATATCTGGGCGCCGCGTGCCACGCTGCAACGGATGCTCGACGTCGAAGCCGCTCTTGCGCGCGCTTCGGCCGCTCATCAAGTCATTCCCGAATCCGCCGTACCCGCGATCGAAGCCGCTTGCCAGGCCGATCGGCTCGATGCCGATGCGCTCGCGCGCGATGCTGCGCTCGGCGGCAATCTGGCGATTCCGCTCGTCAAGCAGCTGACCGCGCTCGTCAAGGCGGCCGATGCCGAAGCCGGCAAATACGTGCATTGGGGCGCGACGAGCCAGGACATCATCGATACGGCGCTGGTGCTGCAGTTGCGCGACACCTTCGACCTGCTCGACAGCGGCCTGCAAGCCACCTGCGACGCCGTCGCGAAACTCGCGGCCACCCATCGCGCGACGCCGATGATCGGCCGCACCTGGCTGCAGCAGGCGCTGCCCATTACGCTCGGCCTTAAATTCGCGCAATGGCTCGATGCGTTGCTGCGCCATCGCGAGCGGCTCGCCGCGCTGCGCGAGCGCGTGCTGGTGCTGCAATTCGGCGGTGCGGCCGGCACGCTGGCCAGCCTGCGCGACGCGGCGCCACAGGTGACGCAAGCGCTGGCCAAAGAACTCGGCCTCGCGGTGCCGACCTTGCCGTGGCATACGCAGCGCGACCGCATCGCTGAAACGGCATCGGTATTCGGCATGCTGATCGGCACGTTCGGCAAGATCGCGCGCGATATCTCGCTGCAAATGCAAACCGAAATCGATGAACTCGCCGAGCCCGCCGCAGCCGGCAAGGGCGGCTCGTCGACGATGCCGCATAAGCGCAACCCGGTCGGCTGCGCGGCCGTGCTGACCGCCGCGACGCGCGCGCCCGGCCTGGTGGCAACCATATTCGCCGGCATGGTGCAGGAGCATGAGCGCGCGCTCGGCGGCTGGCAGGCCGAATGGGATGCGCTGCCCGACCTCGCGCGTCTGGCGGGCGGCGCGCTCGCGAATATCGAACAGATCGCGGCGGGTCTTAACGTGAACGTCGCGCGCCTCGCCGCGAATCTCGATGTCACGCATGGCCTGATTCTCGGCGAAGCGGTGATGCTCGCGCTCGGCGACAGCATCGGCCGGCTCGACGCGCATCATCTGGTCGAACGGGCATCCAAAGCGGCGATCGCCGACGGCAAAACGCTTTACGACGTGCTTGCCGCTGATTCCGCCGTCACCCAACATCTTCCGCTCGAGCGCCTGAAGCAGCTGCTCGATCCCGCTCAATACGTCGGCCAGGCGCACGCATATGTGGATGCCGCGCTGGCGCTTCATACCACGCGCGCGCAGCGCGCCCCTACCAAGGAGTAA
- a CDS encoding ABC transporter ATP-binding protein: protein MSLLRVSGLSRSFGGVKAVDDVSFELQAGELLALLGPNGAGKSTCFNMVNGQLQPSAGSILLDGHELVGMRPRDIWRRGVGRTFQIAATFNSMTVLENVQMALVSHEKKTFGLWKPARARYADEAFALLEQVGMNAHASRACAVLAYGDVKRVELAIALANRPKLLLMDEPTAGMAPRERNELMALTRRLATEHRIGVLFTEHSMDVVFAYADRLIVLARGKLIAEGDAETIRNDARVQEVYFGTGKTFRPHLPLPDAAAGTRERGVPQ from the coding sequence ATGAGCCTGCTGCGCGTGAGCGGTCTGTCGAGATCGTTCGGCGGCGTCAAAGCCGTCGATGACGTGTCGTTCGAGCTGCAAGCCGGCGAACTGCTGGCGTTGCTCGGACCGAATGGCGCGGGCAAATCCACCTGCTTCAATATGGTCAACGGCCAGTTGCAGCCGTCGGCGGGCTCGATTCTTCTCGATGGTCATGAGCTGGTCGGCATGCGTCCGCGCGATATCTGGCGGCGCGGCGTGGGCCGCACGTTCCAGATTGCCGCCACGTTCAATTCGATGACGGTGCTCGAAAACGTGCAGATGGCGCTGGTATCGCACGAGAAAAAAACCTTTGGTCTGTGGAAACCGGCACGCGCCCGCTATGCCGACGAAGCGTTCGCGCTGCTCGAACAGGTCGGTATGAACGCGCACGCAAGTCGCGCCTGCGCTGTGCTCGCGTATGGCGACGTCAAGCGCGTCGAACTGGCGATCGCGCTTGCGAACCGTCCGAAGCTGCTGCTGATGGACGAACCGACCGCCGGCATGGCGCCGCGCGAGCGCAACGAACTGATGGCGCTGACGCGGCGCCTTGCGACCGAACACCGTATCGGCGTGCTATTTACCGAGCACAGCATGGATGTCGTATTCGCGTACGCCGATCGGCTGATCGTGCTTGCACGCGGCAAGCTGATCGCCGAGGGCGATGCCGAAACGATCCGCAACGACGCGCGCGTGCAGGAAGTCTATTTCGGCACCGGCAAGACTTTTCGTCCGCATCTGCCGCTGCCGGATGCGGCGGCCGGCACGCGAGAACGCGGAGTGCCGCAATGA
- a CDS encoding ABC transporter substrate-binding protein produces the protein MTTRAGWISRLIVSAVCSLSAFGASAQQTIKIGEINSYKAQPAFLGPYKNGWNLALEQVNAAGGVLGKQLEVISRDDNGNPGDTVRVAQELIAREQVQLLFGGFLSNTGLALTDFAKQKKIFLLAAEPLTDKIVWADGNKYTYRLRPSTYMQVAMLVPEAAKLHKKRWAIVYPNYEYGQSAVATFKKLLSAAQPDVQFVVEQATPLGNVDAGAVSQAIADAKPDAIFNVLFSADLGKFVREGNTRGLFKDRAVVSLLTGEPDYLDPLGAEAPTGWIVTGYPWYSIDTPANKKFVDAYRARYHDYPRVGSVVGYSALMSIADGIKKAGSTDPDKLAAAFKGLNVETPFGPIMYRPQDNQSTMGAYVGVTGVKDGKGVMTSYRYIDGASVQPSDAEVKKLRPAD, from the coding sequence ATGACCACACGCGCAGGATGGATCTCTCGTCTTATCGTGTCGGCCGTGTGCTCGTTGAGCGCCTTCGGCGCGAGCGCACAGCAGACCATCAAGATCGGCGAGATCAATAGCTATAAGGCGCAACCCGCCTTTCTCGGGCCTTATAAAAACGGCTGGAATCTCGCGCTCGAACAGGTGAACGCGGCGGGCGGCGTGCTCGGCAAGCAGCTCGAAGTGATCTCGCGCGACGACAACGGCAACCCTGGCGACACGGTGCGCGTCGCGCAGGAGTTGATCGCGCGCGAGCAGGTGCAGTTGCTGTTCGGCGGCTTTCTGTCGAACACCGGCCTTGCGCTGACCGATTTCGCCAAGCAGAAGAAGATTTTCCTCCTCGCCGCCGAGCCGCTGACCGACAAGATCGTCTGGGCCGACGGCAATAAATACACGTACCGTCTGCGTCCTTCGACCTATATGCAGGTCGCGATGCTGGTGCCCGAGGCGGCCAAACTGCACAAGAAGCGCTGGGCAATCGTGTATCCGAACTACGAGTACGGGCAATCGGCGGTGGCGACCTTCAAGAAACTGCTGAGCGCGGCGCAGCCCGACGTGCAGTTCGTCGTCGAACAGGCGACGCCGCTCGGCAATGTCGACGCGGGCGCGGTCAGCCAGGCGATCGCCGATGCGAAGCCGGATGCGATCTTCAACGTGCTGTTCAGCGCGGATCTCGGCAAGTTCGTGCGCGAGGGCAATACGCGCGGGCTATTCAAGGATCGCGCGGTGGTGTCGTTGCTGACCGGCGAGCCCGACTATCTCGATCCGCTCGGCGCCGAAGCGCCGACCGGCTGGATCGTGACCGGCTACCCGTGGTATTCGATCGATACGCCGGCCAACAAGAAATTCGTCGACGCGTATCGCGCGCGGTATCACGACTATCCGCGAGTCGGTTCGGTGGTCGGCTATTCGGCGCTGATGTCGATCGCCGACGGTATCAAAAAGGCCGGTTCGACCGATCCCGACAAACTCGCCGCCGCATTCAAGGGGCTCAACGTCGAGACGCCGTTCGGGCCGATCATGTATCGCCCGCAGGACAACCAGTCGACGATGGGCGCGTATGTCGGCGTGACCGGCGTGAAGGACGGCAAGGGCGTGATGACGTCGTATCGCTATATCGATGGCGCGAGCGTGCAACCATCGGATGCCGAAGTAAAGAAGCTGCGGCCGGCGGATTGA
- a CDS encoding ABC transporter permease, which yields MLSNLLVQLVNGLADASTLFLVAAGLSLIFGVTRIVNFAHGSFYMLGVYVAYSIASRFGQTTGGFWLSVLAAALAVAVLGALVEIVVLRRIYQAPELFHLLATFALVLIFRDAALWLWGPDDLFGPRAPHLAGAVDFLGHPLPTYDIALIVIGPLVLLLLWYALTRTRWGTLVRAATQDREMLGALGINEAWLFTGVFFVGAFLAGLGGALQGPRMSANLSLDLDTIGNAFVVVVVGGMGSIPGAFIAALLIAEIKALCIGIGHVTVFGFGLSLSRFTLVAEFAVMAVVLVVRPWGLLGRASALVRGLGAPETPLRPAGKRLKWLAALVLLALVLAPLAANAFPYMPVLLVEILIAVLFAASLHFIMGPGGLHSFGHAAYFGLGAYGAALFLKVLNLPMEAALVLGPLLAVLGALLFGWFCVRLSGVYLAMLTLAFAQIVWSVVFQWDDVTGGSNGVLGLWPSNWLSSPVAFYYLTLACAVLGVWLLRRMLFSPLGYAMRAARDSALRAETIGIDVKRVQWASFVIAALFCGLAGSLYAFSKGNISPEAISVSRSVDGLVMVLLGGLQTLSGPIVGAAVFTWLQDTVARQTDYWQALLGFVILLLVIAFPQGIVGFVRERFGDTAFDQADATYDSGAAPSQRAATVEEGR from the coding sequence ATGCTTTCGAATCTGCTGGTGCAACTGGTTAACGGACTCGCCGACGCGTCGACGCTATTTCTGGTCGCCGCCGGTTTGTCGTTGATCTTCGGCGTGACGCGCATCGTCAACTTTGCACACGGCTCGTTCTATATGCTCGGGGTCTACGTCGCGTACAGCATCGCGAGCCGGTTTGGCCAGACCACGGGCGGCTTCTGGCTGTCGGTGCTGGCCGCCGCGCTGGCGGTCGCGGTGCTGGGCGCGCTGGTCGAAATCGTCGTGCTGCGGCGGATCTACCAGGCCCCCGAGCTGTTCCATCTGCTCGCCACTTTTGCGCTGGTGCTGATCTTTCGCGACGCCGCGCTATGGCTGTGGGGCCCCGACGATCTGTTCGGCCCGCGCGCGCCGCATCTTGCCGGCGCAGTCGATTTTCTCGGCCATCCGTTGCCCACCTACGATATCGCGCTGATCGTGATCGGCCCGCTGGTTCTGCTGCTGCTCTGGTATGCGCTGACGCGCACGCGCTGGGGCACGCTGGTGCGCGCCGCGACGCAGGATCGCGAGATGCTCGGCGCGCTCGGTATCAACGAGGCATGGCTATTTACCGGCGTGTTTTTCGTCGGCGCCTTTCTCGCAGGGCTGGGCGGCGCGCTGCAAGGGCCGCGCATGTCGGCGAACCTGTCGCTCGATCTGGATACGATCGGCAATGCGTTCGTCGTCGTGGTGGTCGGCGGCATGGGTTCGATTCCGGGCGCGTTTATCGCCGCGTTGCTGATCGCCGAGATCAAGGCGCTATGTATCGGCATCGGGCATGTGACCGTTTTCGGGTTTGGCCTGTCGCTGAGCCGCTTTACGCTGGTCGCGGAATTCGCCGTGATGGCGGTCGTGCTGGTGGTGCGGCCATGGGGGCTGCTGGGCCGTGCGAGCGCGCTCGTGCGGGGTCTCGGCGCGCCGGAGACGCCATTGCGGCCGGCCGGCAAGCGTCTGAAATGGCTGGCCGCGCTGGTGTTGCTCGCGCTCGTGTTGGCGCCGCTCGCGGCCAACGCGTTTCCGTATATGCCGGTGCTGCTCGTCGAAATCCTGATCGCGGTGCTGTTCGCGGCGAGCCTGCATTTCATCATGGGGCCGGGCGGCCTGCATTCGTTCGGCCACGCCGCGTACTTTGGACTCGGTGCGTATGGCGCGGCGCTGTTTCTGAAGGTGCTGAATCTTCCGATGGAAGCCGCGCTGGTGCTGGGCCCCTTGCTCGCGGTATTGGGCGCGCTGCTGTTCGGCTGGTTCTGCGTGCGCCTGTCGGGCGTCTATCTGGCGATGCTGACGCTCGCGTTCGCGCAGATCGTCTGGTCGGTCGTATTCCAGTGGGACGACGTCACGGGCGGCAGCAATGGCGTGCTCGGCTTATGGCCGTCGAACTGGCTGTCGTCGCCGGTCGCGTTTTACTACCTGACGCTCGCGTGCGCGGTGCTCGGTGTGTGGCTGCTGCGCCGCATGCTGTTTTCGCCGCTCGGATATGCGATGCGCGCAGCACGCGATTCCGCGCTGCGTGCCGAGACGATCGGTATCGACGTCAAGCGCGTGCAATGGGCATCGTTCGTGATCGCCGCGCTGTTTTGCGGGCTCGCCGGATCGCTATATGCGTTTTCGAAAGGCAATATCTCGCCTGAGGCGATCAGCGTGAGCCGTTCGGTCGACGGCCTCGTGATGGTGCTGCTCGGCGGCTTGCAGACGTTGAGCGGGCCGATCGTCGGCGCGGCGGTATTCACATGGCTGCAGGACACCGTCGCGCGTCAGACCGACTACTGGCAGGCGCTGCTCGGCTTCGTGATCCTGTTGCTGGTGATCGCGTTTCCGCAGGGCATCGTCGGCTTCGTGCGCGAGCGTTTCGGCGATACCGCCTTCGATCAAGCCGACGCGACCTACGACAGCGGCGCAGCGCCGTCGCAACGGGCGGCCACGGTCGAGGAGGGGCGATGA
- a CDS encoding aspartate aminotransferase family protein: protein MTSRPVIDDLSSFWMPFTANRQFKAAPRLLESAKGMYYRSSDGREILDGCAGLWCVNAGHSRDEIVAAITQQLSTLDFAPTFQMGHPLAFEAATKVAELMPAGLDRIFFTNSGSESVDTALKIALAYHRARGEGQRTRLIGRERGYHGVGFGGISVGGIAPNRKTFSGALLPAVDHLPHTHDLEHNAFSKGQPAWGAHLADELERIVALHDASTIAAVIVEPVAGSTGVLVPPQGYLQKLRDICTKHGILLIFDEVITGFGRVGKATASEYFGVTPDLITLAKAINNASIPMGAVAASRTIHDTVVGNGAPGAIELFHGYTYSAHPAAAAAAIATLDLYRRENLFERAARLAPSFEAAAHALRGAKHVKDVRNLGMVAGIELESREGAPGARAYEAFVKCFEAGVLIRFTGDILAFSPPLIIDEEQIAHIFKTVGDVLATVQ from the coding sequence ATGACTTCGCGCCCCGTCATCGACGATCTGTCGTCCTTCTGGATGCCCTTTACCGCCAACCGCCAGTTCAAGGCCGCGCCGCGCCTGCTGGAATCGGCAAAAGGGATGTACTACCGCAGCAGCGACGGGCGCGAGATTCTCGATGGCTGCGCGGGCCTGTGGTGCGTGAACGCCGGCCATAGCCGCGACGAAATCGTCGCCGCGATCACGCAACAGTTGTCGACGCTCGATTTCGCGCCGACCTTCCAGATGGGCCACCCGCTCGCGTTCGAAGCAGCCACGAAAGTCGCCGAACTGATGCCGGCCGGCCTCGACCGCATCTTCTTCACGAACTCGGGCTCGGAATCGGTCGACACCGCGTTGAAGATCGCGCTCGCCTACCATCGCGCGCGCGGCGAAGGACAGCGCACGCGTCTGATCGGGCGCGAGCGCGGCTATCACGGCGTCGGCTTCGGCGGCATTTCGGTCGGCGGTATCGCGCCGAATCGCAAGACCTTCTCGGGCGCGTTGCTGCCGGCAGTCGATCATCTGCCGCATACGCACGATCTCGAACACAACGCGTTCTCGAAGGGCCAGCCGGCGTGGGGCGCGCATCTGGCCGACGAACTGGAGCGCATCGTCGCGCTGCACGACGCGTCGACGATCGCCGCGGTGATCGTCGAACCGGTGGCCGGGTCGACCGGCGTGCTGGTTCCGCCGCAAGGCTATCTGCAAAAGCTGCGGGACATCTGCACGAAGCACGGCATCCTGCTGATCTTCGACGAGGTCATTACCGGCTTCGGGCGCGTCGGCAAGGCGACGGCGAGCGAATACTTCGGCGTCACGCCGGATCTGATCACGCTCGCGAAAGCGATCAACAACGCGTCGATCCCGATGGGCGCGGTCGCGGCAAGCCGCACGATTCATGACACGGTGGTCGGCAACGGCGCGCCGGGCGCGATCGAGCTGTTCCATGGCTATACGTATTCGGCGCATCCGGCGGCCGCCGCCGCGGCCATCGCGACGCTCGACCTGTATCGCCGCGAGAATCTGTTCGAGCGCGCGGCAAGGCTCGCGCCGTCGTTCGAAGCCGCAGCGCATGCGCTGCGCGGCGCGAAGCATGTGAAGGACGTGCGCAACCTCGGCATGGTTGCGGGCATCGAGCTGGAATCGCGAGAGGGCGCGCCGGGTGCGCGGGCTTACGAGGCGTTCGTCAAATGCTTCGAAGCGGGCGTGCTGATCCGCTTCACCGGCGATATCCTCGCGTTTTCGCCGCCGCTGATCATCGATGAAGAGCAGATCGCGCATATCTTCAAGACGGTCGGTGATGTGCTTGCGACTGTGCAGTAA
- a CDS encoding DUF6496 domain-containing protein, with protein sequence MPEQKTLKRAAADKRAGKSASTQAGEFVKEQVDKVRAGKHGVRSPKQAIAIGLSEARRAGVDVKPPKKGATSEATRKKAQKDSAAGKHEGTAKKSASKESSAKRSRVSENVLKRESRAGASPAAMSKQAKSAAAKRPAASRSAAAKKAAATKGAAGRSAAAKKAAHTRASRAHH encoded by the coding sequence ATGCCAGAGCAGAAAACCTTGAAACGTGCCGCGGCCGATAAGCGCGCCGGCAAGTCGGCGAGTACTCAAGCCGGCGAGTTCGTGAAGGAACAGGTGGACAAGGTGCGCGCCGGCAAGCACGGCGTCAGGTCGCCGAAGCAGGCGATCGCGATCGGTTTGTCCGAGGCGCGCCGCGCGGGCGTCGATGTGAAGCCGCCGAAGAAGGGCGCGACGAGCGAGGCGACCCGCAAGAAAGCGCAGAAGGATAGCGCCGCGGGCAAGCACGAAGGTACCGCGAAAAAGAGCGCGAGCAAGGAGTCGAGCGCGAAACGCTCGCGCGTGTCGGAGAACGTACTGAAGCGCGAGAGTAGGGCGGGGGCGTCGCCGGCCGCGATGTCGAAGCAGGCGAAATCGGCGGCGGCCAAACGGCCCGCGGCCAGCCGCTCGGCCGCGGCGAAAAAGGCTGCGGCGACCAAAGGCGCGGCTGGCCGTTCGGCGGCCGCGAAGAAGGCCGCGCATACGCGGGCTTCGCGCGCGCATCATTGA